The following are encoded together in the Arvicanthis niloticus isolate mArvNil1 chromosome 11, mArvNil1.pat.X, whole genome shotgun sequence genome:
- the Adgrf3 gene encoding adhesion G-protein coupled receptor F3: protein MTNRKLNAHSAAAATLRDRAMKQEQHTALCRGHRPSLGPPPAPPPPNRHELAIAKYRPPTVFVASFARVKIGELKYLHLTSGLKKNFQETKSHQSSQAAPEVSWKELGTSLSPQSLFSVSFQELSPSGGKSGQQLNQYNGVGESVLVSSYVHLEFSSRAWPQKLFEKFTLSTALAFLPPGMLTGLGLTTKCHANHNGTSFCICHPGYQWNATLCSLYPTCRSHRSERDPCICRSFHGPVPGYCQLLPPVPANLTLDSQLQTHGDTLNFILLKKEEATNLRWFLRRDKNSRPIFLLPGTNVLQMSNESQAGLRVARMSRHWAGEYESIFEAQGFRWRLRKVVRVPLEEEEVVRLPDALSISCAASTGFQLSCCIPLTNLTYTATWSPGEDGQASLQKQLDSQCFVLAVQRCPAANTTYTCTLQSQNLAPLVAPVSVTVIQDGDTTCPEGNSSMVTWNVTKAGFVAQAPCPVNKTGVVKRLCGTDGIWGPVQNSCTEAKILNLCLKAKLLLEGQGKPDEEVPKILKELQGQVGVASTPSDLWEMLHTVTLLAKVVAERSTELTDSALKDLLTTTDKILDVNISSLWTLAQAQEPSMGSDFLKAVETLVHSLNPQRHPFSFSSPNVLLQSQLLRHSSPPGYQMSFSTWPLLQAQISWHSLAPLVHNGTNVSITSLVLQKLDYRLPSNYTQGLWNTPYTTPGLILVVSITADGQAFTQAEVIMNFEDMNGTLHCVFWDHNVFQGQGGWSDEGCEVHAANSSITQCICQHLTAFSILMSQHTVPECPILDLLSQVGVGASILALLVCLVIYRLVWRMVVRNKVAFFRHTALFNMVICLLVADTCFLGNPFLPSGYHSLICVVTTFLSHFFYLATFFWMLAQALVLAHQLLFVFHHLSKHLVLSLMVILGYLCPLGFAGVTLGIYLPQRKYLWEEKCWLNRDGVVLYTFSEPVLAIIGVNGLVLVIAVLKLLRPSLSEGPTVEKRQALVGVLKALLILTPIFGLTWGLGVATLFNGSIVSHYFFTILNSLQGVFILVFGCLTDKKVLEALRKRLQGSQFSNSAISMVTNETYPSEHSKEGSEHAR from the exons ATACTTACACTTGACCTCTGGCCTAAAGAAGAATTTCCAAGAGACCAAGTCACACCAGAGTAGCCAGGCTGCCCCTGAGGTATCCTGGAAGGAACTTGGGACCAGCCTCTCTCCTCagagtctcttctctgtctctttccaggAGCTCAGTCCATCTGGAGGGAAATCTGGGCAGCAACTGAACCAGTACAATGGAGTAGGGG AATCAGTGCTGGTCTCCAGCTATGTACATCTGGAATTTTCAAGCAGAGCCTGGCCACAGAAGCTCTTTGAGAAATTTACTCTTTCTACTGCCTTGGCATTCCTTCCCCCAGGAATGCTTACTGGCCTCGGCCTTACAACAA AATGTCATGCTAACCACAATGGGACTAGCTTCTGCATTTGCCACCCTGGCTACCAATGGAACGCCACGCTTTGCTCCCTTTACCCAACCTGCCGGAGCCACAGGTCAGAAAGAGATCCCTGTATATGTCGCAGCTTCCACGGGCCTGTTCCTGGTTACTGCCAGTTGCTGCCACCTG TTCCTGCGAACCTGACACTGGATTCCCAGCTACAAACACATGGGGACACCCTGAACTTCATTCTCCTCAAGAAAGAGGAGGCTACAAACCTGAGGTGGTTCTTGAGACGTGATAAGAACTCCAGACCCATCTTCCTATTGCCGGGGACCAATGTGTTGCAGATGTCCAATGAGAGCCAGGCTGGCCTTCGTGTTGCCCGCATGTCCCGTCACTGGGCAG GTGAGTACGAGAGCATCTTCGAGGCCCAGGGATTCAGGTGGAGGCTTCGGAAGGTGGTGAGGGTGCccttggaggaggaagaagtggttCGACTTCCAGATGCGCTGTCCATCTCCTGCGCTGCCTCCACTGGCTTCCAGCTGAGCTGCTGCATCCCGCTTACCAACTTAACCTACACTGCTACCTGGAGTCCTGGGGAGGACGGCCAAG cctcCTTGCAAAAACAGTTGGATTCCCAGTGCTTTGTGCTAGCTGTCCAGCGCTGCCCAGCAGCCAATACCACATATACCTGTACCCTGCAGAGTCAGAACCTGGCTCCTCTCGTGGCTCCTGTCTCTGTCACAGTCATCCAGG ACGGAGACACTACCTGCCCTGAAGGTAACTCCTCCATGGTTACCTGGAATGTCACCAAGGCTGGCTTCGTGGCACAGGCCCCATGTCCTGTGAATAAGACAGGGGTGGTAAAGAGGCTCTGTGGGACTGATGGCATCTGGGGACCAGTCCAGAACAGCTGCACAGAAGCAAAGATCCTAAACTTGTGTCTTAAAGCCAAG CTGCTGCTGGAAGGCCAGGGAAAGCCTGATGAGGAGGTGCCAAAGATCTTGAAAGAGCTGCAAGGGCAGGTGGGGGTGGCCAGCACCCCCTCTGACTTATGGGAAATGCTGCACACTGTGACCTTACTGGCCAAGGTGGTAGCAGAGAGAAGCACAGAGCTTACAGACAGTGCTCTGAAG GACCTCCTGACAACCACAGACAAGATTCTAGATGTGAACATCAGCTCTCTGTGGACTCTGGCCCAGGCCCAGGAGCCCTCGATGGGGTCAGATTTCCTGAAGGCTGTGGAGACCCTGGTCCACAGCTTGAACCCACAACGGCATCCTTTCTCCTTCAGCTCACCTAACGTGTTACTGCAGAGCCAGCTCCTCAGACACTCCTCTCCTCCTGGCTACCAAATGTCCTTCTCCACCTGGCCCCTCCTGCAGGCACAGATTTCATGGCATTCACTGGCCCCATTGGTCCATAATGGAACTAATGTCAGCATTACTAGCCTAGTACTGCAAAAGCTGGACTACCGGCTACCCTCAAACTATACACAAGGGCTGTGGAACACCccatataccactcctgggctgaTCCTTGTGGTCTCCATCACGGCAGATGGCCAGGCCTTCACGCAGGCAGAGGTTATCATGAACTTTGAAGACATGAATGGAACCCTGCACTGTGTCTTCTGGGACCACAATGTCTTCCAGGGTCAGGGAGGTTGGTCAGATGAAGGGTGTGAGGTACATGCAGCCAACTCCAGCATCACTCAGTGTATTTGCCAGCATCTCACAGCCTTTTCCATCCTCATGTCCCAACACACTGTCCCAGAATGTCCCATCCTGGACCTGCTGAGCCAGGTGGGTGTTGGAGCTTCCATCCTGGCTCTGCTTGTCTGCCTGGTTATTTACAGGCTAGTGTGGAGAATGGTGGTCCGGAACAAAGTCGCCTTCTTCCGCCACACTGCCCTATTTAACATGGTGATCTGCTTGCTGGTTGCAGACACATGCTTCCTGGGAAACCCATTCCTTCCTTCAGGGTACCACAGCCTGATCTGCGTGGTCACCACTTTCCTGAGTCACTTTTTCTACCTGGccacctttttctggatgctggCACAGGCCCTGGTGCTGGCCCACCAGCTGCTTTTTGTCTTCCACCATCTGTCCAAGCACTTAGTTCTCTCACTGATGGTGATACTGGGCTACCTGTGCCCACTGGGGTTTGCAGGTGTCACTCTAGGCATCTACTTGCCTCAAAGGAAATACCTGTGGGAGGAGAAATGCTGGCTGAACAGAGATGGAGTCGTGCTGTACACCTTCAGCGAGCCAGTGCTGGCCATCATTGGTGTCAACGGGCTGGTCCTTGTCATTGCTGTGCTGAAGCTGCTGAGACCTTCGCTGTCAGAGGGGCCCACAGTGGAGAAACGCCAAGCCCTTGTGGGGGTGCTTAAAGCCCTGCTTATTCTCACGCCCATCTTTGGTCTCACTTGGGGACTGGGCGTGGCCACTCTGTTTAATGGCTCCATAGTCTCTCACTACTTCTTTACCATTCTCAACAGCCTCCAG GGTGTCTTCATCTTAGTGTTCGGCTGCCTCACAGACAAGAAG GTCCTGGAGGCCTTGCGCAAACGACTGCAAGGCAGTCAGTTCTCCAACTCTGCTATCTCCATG GTCACAAATGAAACCTACCCCTCAGAACACAGCAAAGAAGGAAGTGAGCATGCCAGGTAA